A single window of Rhizobium indicum DNA harbors:
- the hisG gene encoding ATP phosphoribosyltransferase — MTITIALPSKGRMKEDASAIFERAGMTISAVGNDRSYRGRVEGWDDVEIAFLSASEISREIGNGTVDFGVTGEDLMREGFAEVDKRVEFCARLGFGHADVVVAVPEIWLDVDTMADLVDVAADFRARHGRRLAIATKYWRLTQQFFSSQHGIQLYRIVESLGATEGAPASGSADIIVDITSTGSTLRANHLKVLQDGVILHSQACLVRARKESHADEPAVQVIIDAVRAAL, encoded by the coding sequence ATGACCATCACCATCGCGCTTCCCTCCAAGGGCCGGATGAAGGAGGACGCTTCGGCGATCTTCGAACGTGCCGGCATGACGATCTCGGCTGTTGGTAACGACCGCTCCTATCGCGGCCGCGTCGAAGGCTGGGACGATGTGGAAATCGCTTTCCTCTCGGCTTCCGAAATCTCCCGCGAAATCGGCAACGGCACCGTCGATTTCGGCGTCACCGGCGAGGATCTGATGCGGGAAGGTTTTGCCGAGGTCGACAAGCGCGTCGAATTCTGCGCCCGCCTCGGATTCGGCCATGCCGATGTCGTCGTCGCTGTGCCGGAGATCTGGCTCGATGTCGACACCATGGCCGATCTCGTCGATGTCGCCGCCGATTTCCGCGCCCGCCACGGCCGGCGCCTTGCCATCGCCACCAAATACTGGCGGCTGACCCAGCAGTTCTTTTCGAGCCAGCACGGCATCCAGCTTTATCGCATCGTCGAAAGCCTGGGCGCCACCGAGGGTGCTCCCGCCTCCGGCTCGGCCGATATCATCGTCGATATCACCTCCACCGGCTCGACGCTGCGTGCCAACCACCTGAAGGTGCTCCAGGACGGCGTCATCCTGCATTCGCAGGCCTGCCTCGTGCGCGCCCGCAAGGAGAGCCATGCGGACGAACCGGCGGTCCAGGTGATCATCGACGCGGTGCGCGCCGCCCTCTGA
- a CDS encoding TIGR01459 family HAD-type hydrolase encodes MAKRIENFSEISGHYDVVLCDVWGVVHNGVDPFPKAAAALEAARDSGLAVVLITNSPRLSWQVVEQLRQIGVPDSAYDRIVTSGDVTRGLIAEGPKTVFLLGPERDKALLEGIGVERRPAGEALSLVCTGFFDDETEKPEDYTDMLLDFKARDVPMICANPDLIVERGHRIIPCAGAMAAYYEQLGGSTRIAGKPHRPIYEATLAAARELSGDFPVERVLAIGDGMPTDVRGALNYGLDLLYISGGIHAKEYTLNGETDEAILNAYLERENAAPKWWMPRLA; translated from the coding sequence ATGGCCAAGCGGATAGAAAACTTCTCGGAGATATCAGGTCACTATGATGTGGTGCTCTGCGATGTTTGGGGCGTCGTTCACAATGGCGTCGATCCGTTCCCGAAGGCGGCCGCAGCCCTTGAAGCAGCACGCGACAGTGGCCTCGCCGTTGTCCTCATCACCAATTCGCCGCGCCTTTCCTGGCAAGTGGTCGAGCAGTTGCGCCAGATCGGCGTTCCCGACAGCGCCTATGACAGGATCGTCACCTCTGGCGACGTCACGCGCGGTTTGATCGCAGAAGGGCCGAAGACCGTCTTTCTGCTCGGTCCCGAGCGCGACAAGGCGCTTCTCGAAGGCATTGGCGTCGAGCGCCGGCCGGCCGGCGAAGCGCTATCGCTCGTCTGCACCGGCTTTTTCGACGACGAGACCGAGAAGCCGGAGGATTACACCGACATGCTTCTCGATTTCAAAGCCCGCGACGTGCCGATGATCTGCGCCAATCCCGACCTCATCGTCGAGCGTGGCCATCGCATCATCCCCTGCGCCGGCGCCATGGCCGCCTATTACGAGCAGCTCGGCGGCAGCACCCGCATCGCCGGCAAGCCGCACCGGCCGATCTACGAGGCGACGCTAGCGGCTGCCCGCGAGCTTAGCGGCGATTTCCCGGTCGAGCGTGTGCTGGCGATCGGCGATGGCATGCCGACCGATGTGCGCGGCGCCTTGAATTACGGCCTCGACCTCCTCTACATCAGCGGCGGTATCCACGCTAAGGAATATACTCTCAACGGTGAAACCGACGAGGCGATCCTCAACGCCTATCTCGAACGGGAAAACGCCGCGCCGAAGTGGTGGATGCCCCGCCTTGCATGA
- the groES gene encoding co-chaperone GroES, which translates to MASTNFRPLHDRVVVRRVESEAKTKGGIIIPDTAKEKPQEGEIVAVGSGARDESGKVVALDVKAGDRILFGKWSGTEVKIDGEDLLIMKEADIMGIIG; encoded by the coding sequence ATGGCAAGCACCAACTTCCGCCCCCTTCACGACCGCGTCGTTGTTCGCCGCGTTGAGTCCGAAGCCAAGACCAAGGGCGGCATCATCATTCCCGATACCGCCAAGGAAAAGCCGCAGGAAGGCGAAATCGTCGCCGTCGGCTCCGGCGCGCGCGATGAGTCCGGCAAGGTCGTCGCACTCGACGTCAAGGCTGGCGACCGCATCCTGTTCGGCAAGTGGTCCGGCACCGAAGTCAAGATTGACGGCGAAGACCTTCTGATCATGAAGGAAGCCGACATCATGGGCATCATCGGCTGA
- a CDS encoding DoxX family protein encodes MSNNVIILIARILLSFMFILSGFMKLTDPAGTAGMIAGAGLPAATLLAYVAGLFELLAGLAVLTGFQVRIAGWLLAAFCVFTGIAFHLPYASGTELVNILNQIMVMKNITLAGAYILLATVGAGAYSIDARRGAYAAA; translated from the coding sequence ATGTCGAACAACGTCATCATCCTGATTGCCCGTATTCTTCTTTCCTTCATGTTCATCCTTTCCGGCTTCATGAAGCTCACCGATCCTGCCGGTACTGCGGGCATGATCGCCGGTGCCGGCCTGCCGGCAGCAACCCTGCTGGCCTATGTCGCAGGCCTTTTCGAACTGCTGGCCGGCCTTGCGGTTCTCACAGGCTTCCAGGTCCGCATTGCCGGCTGGCTGCTCGCCGCCTTCTGTGTCTTCACGGGCATTGCCTTCCACCTGCCCTACGCGAGTGGCACGGAACTCGTGAACATTCTCAACCAGATCATGGTCATGAAGAATATCACGCTGGCCGGCGCGTACATACTGCTCGCCACCGTCGGTGCCGGTGCCTATTCGATCGACGCACGCCGCGGCGCCTACGCAGCCGCCTGA
- the groL gene encoding chaperonin GroEL (60 kDa chaperone family; promotes refolding of misfolded polypeptides especially under stressful conditions; forms two stacked rings of heptamers to form a barrel-shaped 14mer; ends can be capped by GroES; misfolded proteins enter the barrel where they are refolded when GroES binds), which translates to MASKEIKFGRTAREKMLRGVDILADAVKVTLGPKGRNVIIDKSFGAPRITKDGVSVAKEIELEDKFENMGAQMVREVASKTNDIAGDGTTTATVLAQAIVREGNKAVAAGMNPMDLKRGIDLAVADVVKDLQAKAKKISTSEEVAQVGTISANGDKQVGLDIAEAMQKVGNEGVITVEEAKTAETELEVVEGMQFDRGYLSPYFVTNPEKMIADLEDVFILLHEKKLSNLQSMLPVLEAVVQTGKPLLIVAEDVEGEALATLVVNKLRGGLKIAAVKAPGFGDRRKAMLEDIAILTGGTVISEDLGIKLESVTLDMLGRAKKVSISKENTTIVDGSGAKTDIEGRVAQIKAQIEETTSDYDREKLQERLAKLAGGVAVIRVGGSTEVEVKEKKDRIDDALNATRAAVQEGIVPGGGIALLRSSTKITVKGANDDQEAGINIVRRALQSLVRQIAENAGDEASIVVGKVLDKNEDNYGYNAQTSEYGDMIAMGIVDPLKVVRTALQNAASVASLLITTEAMIAELPKKESAGGGMPGGMGGMGGMDMM; encoded by the coding sequence ATGGCATCTAAAGAAATCAAGTTTGGCCGCACCGCGCGCGAAAAGATGCTGCGCGGCGTCGACATTCTCGCCGATGCAGTGAAGGTCACGCTCGGCCCGAAGGGCCGTAACGTCATCATCGACAAGTCCTTCGGCGCTCCGCGCATCACCAAGGACGGCGTTTCCGTCGCCAAGGAAATCGAACTCGAAGACAAGTTCGAAAACATGGGCGCCCAGATGGTCCGCGAAGTTGCTTCGAAGACCAACGACATCGCCGGCGACGGCACCACGACGGCTACCGTTCTTGCCCAGGCGATCGTTCGCGAAGGCAACAAGGCCGTTGCAGCCGGTATGAACCCGATGGACCTGAAGCGCGGCATCGATCTTGCTGTCGCCGACGTCGTGAAGGATCTCCAGGCCAAGGCCAAGAAGATCTCGACTTCGGAAGAAGTTGCACAGGTCGGCACGATTTCGGCCAATGGCGACAAGCAGGTCGGTCTCGACATTGCTGAAGCCATGCAGAAAGTCGGCAACGAAGGCGTCATCACGGTTGAAGAAGCCAAGACCGCCGAAACCGAACTCGAAGTCGTCGAAGGCATGCAGTTCGACCGCGGCTACCTCAGCCCCTACTTCGTGACCAACCCGGAAAAGATGATCGCCGACCTCGAAGACGTCTTCATTCTCCTTCACGAGAAGAAGCTCTCGAACCTGCAGTCGATGCTCCCGGTTCTCGAAGCTGTCGTCCAGACCGGCAAGCCGCTCCTCATCGTCGCTGAAGACGTCGAAGGCGAAGCTCTTGCTACGCTCGTCGTCAACAAGCTGCGCGGCGGCCTGAAGATTGCTGCCGTCAAGGCTCCTGGCTTCGGCGATCGCCGCAAGGCCATGCTCGAAGACATCGCCATCCTGACCGGCGGCACTGTCATCTCCGAAGACCTCGGCATCAAGCTCGAATCCGTCACGCTCGACATGCTCGGCCGTGCCAAGAAGGTTTCGATCTCCAAGGAAAACACGACGATCGTCGACGGTTCGGGCGCCAAGACCGACATCGAAGGCCGTGTTGCCCAGATCAAGGCGCAGATCGAAGAAACCACTTCGGACTACGACCGCGAGAAGCTGCAGGAACGTCTTGCCAAGCTCGCTGGCGGCGTTGCCGTCATCCGCGTCGGCGGCTCGACGGAAGTCGAAGTGAAGGAAAAGAAGGACCGCATCGACGACGCGCTCAACGCGACCCGCGCTGCTGTTCAGGAAGGCATCGTCCCCGGCGGCGGTATCGCTCTGCTCCGCTCCTCCACGAAGATCACCGTCAAGGGTGCAAACGACGACCAGGAAGCCGGCATCAACATCGTTCGCCGCGCCCTGCAGTCGCTCGTTCGTCAGATCGCTGAAAACGCAGGCGACGAAGCCTCGATCGTTGTCGGCAAGGTCCTCGACAAGAACGAAGACAACTACGGCTACAACGCCCAGACGTCCGAATATGGCGACATGATCGCCATGGGTATCGTCGACCCGCTCAAGGTCGTTCGCACGGCGCTGCAGAACGCTGCTTCTGTCGCATCGCTGCTGATCACCACCGAAGCCATGATTGCCGAACTGCCGAAGAAAGAATCGGCAGGCGGTGGCATGCCGGGCGGAATGGGCGGAATGGGCGGAATGGACATGATGTGA
- a CDS encoding ATP phosphoribosyltransferase regulatory subunit: MPLINLPEFSNDLIAEFVERNAERIDTPVIQPAEPFLDIAGEDLRRRIFMTESETGASLCLRPEFTIPVCLRHIETATGTPKRYAYLGEVFRQRRDGANEFYQAGIEDLGDIDLSNADARAIGDATGILARLLPGRRLSVTLGDQAVFEAVVQALGLPLGWQKRLIHAFGNMTQLEALLASLVSPQFVTGLDDDIARLVASGDEQALVAHLEREMQKTGYSTNAGRSALEIARRLKEKLILSETRLDDAAFHVLEEFLSLDVPLVNASAALSGFADAAGLKLGNALSRFNGRVAALSNAGVDLSCLDYRAAFGRPLDYYTGLVFEVTVEGSTAVLAGGGRFDRLLTFLGATDRIPAVGFSFWLDRIETERAAA, encoded by the coding sequence ATGCCCCTGATCAACCTCCCCGAATTCTCCAACGACCTCATCGCCGAATTCGTCGAGCGCAACGCCGAGCGCATCGATACGCCTGTCATTCAGCCGGCCGAACCTTTCCTGGATATCGCCGGCGAAGATCTGCGCCGCCGCATCTTCATGACGGAGAGCGAAACCGGCGCCAGCCTTTGCCTGCGTCCCGAATTCACCATCCCCGTCTGTCTGCGCCACATCGAGACAGCGACCGGCACGCCGAAGCGATACGCCTATCTCGGCGAGGTTTTCCGCCAGCGTCGCGACGGCGCCAACGAATTCTATCAGGCCGGCATCGAGGATCTCGGCGATATCGACCTGTCAAACGCCGATGCCCGCGCCATCGGCGATGCCACCGGCATTCTCGCCCGCCTGCTGCCAGGCCGCCGTCTGTCGGTGACATTGGGCGACCAGGCGGTGTTCGAGGCTGTCGTCCAGGCGCTCGGCCTGCCGCTCGGCTGGCAGAAGCGCCTGATCCACGCCTTCGGCAATATGACGCAGCTGGAAGCACTGCTTGCCAGCCTCGTCAGCCCGCAATTCGTCACCGGTCTGGACGACGATATCGCCAGGCTGGTCGCGTCAGGCGACGAGCAGGCGCTGGTCGCCCATCTCGAGCGCGAGATGCAGAAGACCGGCTATTCGACGAATGCCGGCCGTTCGGCGCTGGAGATCGCCCGAAGGCTCAAGGAAAAGCTCATCCTGTCCGAAACGCGCCTCGACGATGCGGCCTTCCATGTTTTGGAAGAGTTCCTGTCGCTCGACGTGCCGCTGGTCAATGCGTCCGCGGCCCTTTCCGGTTTCGCCGATGCTGCCGGCCTGAAACTCGGCAATGCGCTTTCCCGTTTCAATGGCCGTGTCGCAGCACTTTCCAATGCCGGCGTCGATCTTTCCTGCCTCGACTATCGTGCCGCCTTCGGACGGCCGCTCGACTACTACACCGGCCTCGTCTTCGAGGTGACGGTCGAAGGTTCGACCGCGGTTCTAGCCGGCGGCGGCCGCTTCGACCGGCTCCTGACCTTCCTCGGTGCGACGGACCGCATTCCGGCCGTCGGCTTCTCCTTCTGGCTCGACCGCATCGAAACCGAAAGGGCAGCCGCATGA
- a CDS encoding glutathione S-transferase family protein, with amino-acid sequence MADLSAFPITTRWPAKNPDMIQLYSLQTPNGVKVSVALEELGLAYEPHYISFAANEQKSPEFESLNPNGRIPAIIDPNGPDGKPIGLFESGAILLYLAEKTGKLIPADAAGRYETIQWVFFQMAGIGPMFGQFGHFHKFAADKVANNSYPVERYRDESKRLLGVLEDRLKGRQWIMGDLYTIADITTFTWVRGADIFYGGREVLEYAKFPAVSDWLERCIARPASARGLNIPVKPE; translated from the coding sequence ATGGCAGATCTTTCCGCATTTCCGATCACGACGCGCTGGCCGGCGAAAAATCCCGATATGATCCAGCTCTATTCCCTGCAGACGCCGAATGGGGTGAAGGTCTCGGTCGCCCTCGAAGAGCTCGGGCTCGCCTATGAGCCGCATTATATTTCCTTCGCCGCCAACGAGCAGAAGTCGCCGGAGTTCGAATCTCTCAACCCGAACGGCCGCATTCCGGCGATCATCGATCCGAACGGTCCGGACGGGAAGCCGATCGGCCTTTTCGAATCAGGCGCCATCCTGCTTTATCTCGCCGAAAAAACCGGCAAACTCATCCCTGCTGATGCCGCCGGCCGCTACGAAACCATCCAGTGGGTGTTTTTCCAGATGGCGGGCATCGGCCCGATGTTCGGCCAGTTCGGACATTTCCACAAATTCGCTGCCGACAAGGTCGCCAACAATTCCTACCCGGTGGAGCGTTATCGCGACGAGTCCAAGCGCCTGCTCGGCGTGCTCGAAGACCGGCTGAAGGGTCGCCAGTGGATCATGGGCGATCTCTATACGATCGCCGACATCACCACCTTCACCTGGGTTCGCGGTGCCGATATTTTCTATGGCGGCCGCGAGGTGCTCGAATACGCGAAATTCCCCGCTGTCTCGGATTGGCTGGAGCGCTGCATCGCCCGTCCGGCAAGTGCCAGGGGCCTCAACATACCGGTCAAGCCGGAGTAG
- the hisS gene encoding histidine--tRNA ligase, which yields MNDKQKKPQKLKARLPRGFVDRTAADIRAVNEMTAKIREVYEHYGFDPLETPLFEYTDALGKFLPDSDRPNEGVFSLQDDDEQWMSLRYDLTAPLARHVAENFNEIQLPYRTYRAGYVFRNEKPGPGRFRQFMQFDADTVGAPGVQADAEMCMMMADTLEALGIKRGDYLIRVNNRKVLDGVLEAIGLGGDDKAGQRLNVLRAIDKLDKFGPEGVALLLGPGRKDESGDFTKGAGLDKEQIDKVLFFVGITDYAESAVRLAELVAGTARGGEGVEELNFIGALVTSAGYGPDRIKIDPSVVRGLEYYTGPVYEAELTFDVTNEKGEKVVFGSVGGGGRYDGLVSRFMGQPVPATGFSIGVSRLMTALKNLGKLGTSEVIEPVLVTVMDGDVEAMGRYQKMTQELRAAGIRAEMFQGNWKKFGNQLKYADRRGCPVAIIQGGDERAEGVVQIKDLIEGKRLSGEIEDNASWREARVAQETAPEADLVAKVKEILAAQAEDRKRAGGDV from the coding sequence ATGAACGACAAGCAGAAGAAACCGCAAAAGCTCAAGGCCCGCCTGCCACGCGGCTTCGTCGACCGCACGGCCGCCGACATCCGCGCCGTCAACGAGATGACGGCAAAGATCCGGGAAGTCTATGAGCATTATGGTTTCGATCCGCTCGAAACGCCGCTGTTCGAATATACCGATGCGCTTGGCAAGTTCCTGCCCGACAGCGACCGGCCGAACGAGGGCGTCTTCTCGCTGCAGGACGATGACGAGCAATGGATGTCGCTGCGCTACGACCTGACGGCGCCGCTCGCCCGTCATGTCGCCGAGAATTTCAACGAGATCCAGCTGCCTTATCGCACCTATCGCGCCGGCTACGTCTTCCGCAACGAGAAGCCAGGCCCCGGCCGCTTCCGTCAGTTCATGCAGTTCGATGCCGATACAGTCGGTGCGCCTGGTGTTCAGGCCGATGCGGAAATGTGCATGATGATGGCCGATACGCTGGAAGCCCTCGGCATCAAGCGCGGCGATTACCTCATCCGCGTCAATAACCGCAAGGTTCTGGATGGCGTGCTCGAAGCTATCGGTCTCGGCGGCGACGACAAGGCCGGCCAGCGGCTGAACGTGCTGCGCGCCATCGACAAGCTCGACAAGTTTGGCCCGGAGGGCGTGGCCCTGCTGCTCGGTCCCGGCCGCAAGGATGAATCCGGCGACTTCACCAAGGGCGCCGGTCTCGACAAGGAGCAGATCGACAAGGTGCTGTTCTTTGTCGGCATCACGGACTATGCCGAAAGCGCTGTCCGTCTCGCCGAGCTGGTTGCGGGAACCGCCAGGGGTGGCGAAGGCGTCGAGGAGCTGAATTTCATCGGTGCGTTGGTTACCAGCGCCGGCTATGGCCCTGACCGCATCAAGATCGATCCCTCGGTTGTCCGTGGCCTCGAATATTATACAGGCCCGGTCTATGAGGCCGAACTCACCTTTGACGTCACCAATGAAAAGGGCGAAAAAGTCGTCTTCGGTTCGGTCGGAGGCGGCGGTCGTTATGATGGCCTCGTCTCCCGCTTCATGGGCCAGCCGGTTCCGGCGACAGGCTTTTCGATCGGCGTCTCCAGGCTGATGACGGCGCTGAAGAACCTCGGCAAGCTCGGCACGAGTGAGGTCATCGAGCCGGTGCTGGTGACCGTCATGGACGGCGATGTCGAGGCGATGGGCCGCTATCAGAAGATGACGCAGGAACTGCGCGCCGCCGGCATCCGCGCCGAGATGTTCCAGGGCAATTGGAAGAAGTTCGGCAACCAGCTGAAATATGCCGATCGCCGCGGCTGCCCCGTCGCCATCATCCAGGGCGGCGACGAGCGCGCCGAAGGTGTGGTGCAGATCAAGGATCTGATCGAAGGCAAGCGGCTCTCTGGCGAGATCGAGGACAATGCCAGCTGGCGCGAAGCGCGCGTCGCGCAGGAGACGGCGCCGGAAGCCGACCTCGTCGCCAAGGTGAAGGAAATCCTTGCTGCACAGGCCGAGGATCGGAAGAGGGCGGGCGGTGATGTCTGA